The nucleotide window CCCTGCGCTTCGGAGCGTGAGATGACGATGTTCGACGCGATCGGCCCTCGACAGATCGGATGGCGGCCATACATCTGCGCTATGACGACACGATCCTCTCTCATCCCGACCGCCCTTCGCTCGAGCGCTCTCGGCCTTCCGTTCGCACTGGCCATGCTCGCGGCGCCCGGTCCGGCCTCGGCGCAGACCGCGATCACGCTCGAAGGCACCTGCGAGAAGCTGATCATCGCGGGGCTGGACGTCACCCAGAACTGCAAGGGCACGATGCTGAACACCGTGTCCCGCAACCGGGCGAGCTTCGACTTCTCGGCCTGGGACGGGCGCGGCTTGAGCTTCAGCGGAAGCGGGGCCCAGCAGGAGCGCACCGAGGAGACCGACGCGCTCCAGCCGATCAATCTCGTGGTGCCGAGCGAGAAGACCGACGACGGCGTGGTCCGGGGACCGCTCGTGGCCGTCGGGTCGTGCAGCTTCAGCACACCGTCCGACGGCAAGACGGCGATCACCTGCGAGGCGAATGCCGCCAAGGGGCGCTACGAGGCGAGGTTCGTGACCGATGCGAAGACGCCGCCCAGCGCACCGAAGCCCTGACGGCGACCCTTCGTCCGGGCCGCCATGCCGACGTGGAATAGGCTGGCGGGCAGTCTGGTCTCACCGCGACTTCGCGCCCATCTAGGGCACGGATACATTTGATCGGCCAGACCAGCCGATGTGCCGACGATCCGGCCGCTAGACTAGAGTTGAGGATGGCATGCTGAACGACGTTTCCACCGCCGGGGTGAGCCCCGCCGGCGGTCCCGAGACCCTCATCAAGGATGTCACCACCGCCACGTTCCGCGAGGAGGTGATCACCGCCTCCATGACGCAGCCCGTGCTGGTGGATTTCTGGGCGTCGTGGTGCGGCCCCTGCAAGCAGATGACGCCCCTGCTGGAGAAGATCGTGACGGCCGCCAAGGGCGGCGTCCTCCTCGCCAAGGTGAATATTGACGAGAATCCGGCGATCTGGAGCCAGATCAGCCAGCAGCTCGGCCTGCAATCGATCCCCGCCGTCATCGCCATCGACAAGGGCCGTCCCGTCGACGGTTTCGTCGGCGCGCTGCCCGAGAGCGAGATCAAGGAGTTCATCGGCCGGCTCACCGGCCCCGCCGGCCCGACGCCGGTCGAGGCGATGATGGCCGAGGCCGAGGCCGCGCTCGGCGAGGGCGATCTGGCCGGGGCGTCCGAACTCTATGCCGCCGTGCTCGGAGAGGAGCCCGGAAACCTCGTCGCGCTGGCGGCCCTCGCCAAGATCCAGCTCGATGCCGGTGAAGTCGCCAATGCGCGCCAGATCCTCGACATGGTGCCGCCCGAACGGGCCGCGGACCCGGCGCTCGTCGGCATCCGCGCGGCGGTGGAACTCGCCGAACAGGCGGCGTCCCTCGGCGATCTCGGCGTGTTCCAGAAGCGCATCGCCGCCGACCCGGCCGATTTCCAGGCCCGTTTCGACTTCGCGCTCGGACTCAACGGTCTCGGCAAGCGCGACGAGGCGGTGGACGAGCTGATCGAGATCGAGCGTCGCGACAAGACCTGGAACGACGGCGCGGCGCGCAAGCAGCTCCTGACCTTCTTCGAGGCTTGGGGCCTGATGGACAAAGCCTCGATTCGCGGCCGGCGGCGATTGTCGACGTTGGTCTTCGCGTGACGGACCGGCGCCAGGGCGGAGAGACGCGATGAGCACCCATTCGGGCTACAAGGGACCGGGCGACTGCCCCGGCGTCATCCCCGTCTTCCCTCTGCCCGGCGCGCTGCTGCTGCCCCGCGGACAGATGCCGCTGAACATCTTCGAGCCGCGCTACCTCGCCATGGTGGACGACGCCCTGAAGACCGACCGCGTCATCGGCATGATCCAACCCGACGTGGAGAGCGGCTCCTCGCCGATGACGCCAAAGCTGTTCCGTGTCGGCTGCCTCGGGCGGATCACGCAATTCGCCGAGACCGGCGACGGGCGCTACCTGATCTCGCTCACCGGAATCACCCGGTTCCGCGTCGAGGGCGAACTCGCCACCACCACCCGCTACCGTCGCTGCCAGGTCTCCTACGACGATTTCCTCAGTGATTTCGAGCCTCGCGCCGGCGAAGAGGCGGTGGACCGCGAGGGCGTGCTCAAGGCGCTCAGGGATTTCGTCGAGGTCAACGATCTCAAGGTCGATTGGGCCGGCATCGAAGAGGCGCCGAACGAGGCCCTGGTCAATGCGCTCTGCATGATGAGCCCGTTCGGTTCACGGGAAAAACAGGCGATGCTGGAGGCTCTCGACCTCAAGACTCGCGCCGAGGTCTTGATTGCGGTGACCGAGATGGAGTTGGTGCGCGGATCGGGGTCCGAGCCGACCCTGCAGTGAATTCGCAGACCCGAGGACAAAGCACGATGGCAGACGAGATCCCCAACGCCGTGGAAGCCACGCGCGTCGACCCCAAGCTCCTCGAACTCCTGGTCTGCCCCCTGACCAAGCAGTCGCTCGAATACGATTTCGCTCGCCAGGAGCTGATCAGCCGCTCGGCCAAGCTCGCCTACCCGATCCGGGACGGCATCCCGATCATGCTGCCCGAGGAAGCGCGGCCCCTCAACGATTGAGGCGACCCGTGACGGACATCGCCCTCCCGACGGTCGCGGTCGTCGCCACCGGCGGCACCATCGCCATGACGATCGACCCGGTGACGCATGCGCCGGTGCCGGCTTTGTCCGGCGCCGACCTCGTCGCCGCCGCGCCGGGCCTGGACATGCTCGCCCGCATCGCGGTCACGGAATTCTCGAACATTCCGAGTGCGGAGATGGGGCCGGATCTGTGGCCCTCGCTCACGCGCACGATCGAGGGATTGCTCGCCGATCCCGGGATCGCGGGCGTGGTGGTCCTGCACGGGACCGACACCCTCGACACCACCGCCTATTTCCTCGACCTGACGCTGCGCAGCGACAAGCCGGTCGTGGTCATCGGCGCGCAGCGCAACGCCTCCGATCCCGACAGTGACGGCGCCCGCAACCTCCTCGGCGCGGTGCGCCAGATCCTGACGCCCGGCGCCGCCTCGCTCGGCGTCACGGTGACGCTCAACCACGCGATCAACGCCGCGCGCGAGGTGAGGAAGACCCACACCCACAACGTCGAGACCTTCCATTCGGGCGAGACCGGCTATCTCGGCACCATCGACGAGGACCGCGTGGTGCTCCGCCGCGCGCCTCTTCGCCGGCAGACCCTGCCGCTGCCCGAGCGGCTCGCCACAGTCGCCATCGTCGCGATGTATGCCGGCGCCGATGGCGGCCAGATCCGCCACGCCGCCGAGAGCGGCGTCGACGGGATCGTGGTGGCCGCCCTCGGCATGGGCAACGTCAACGCCGCGCTTCTCGCCGCGATCGAGAGCGCCATCGCCGGGGGCGTGAGCGTCATCGTCGCCACCAAGCTCGAGAACGGCCGTGCGCTCCCCGTCTACGGCTTTCCCGGCGGCGGCAGCACGCTGAAGGCGGCGGGCGCCGTCTTCGCCGACGACCTGACGCCGGACAAGGCGCGCGTCCTGGCCCTGCTCGCCCTGCCGGTGACGCGCGACCGTGACGCGTTGCAGGCTTATTTCGATCGGTGATGCCCGTCGCCCTGCTGAATAAAATCCGCGCGTCGCGCGTCGATCCGATATCGGCCTGGCTATAGTTTGCGCGTCGGGTCGGGCTCAACCCGGTCTCGCCCTGTAAACGGACAGTTTATCCGGGCCATCGACATTATTCCCAAGCCCGAACGGCGAAGCTTAGCTTGGCAGACGCCACACATTTGCCCTGAGTCGCCGTTATCTGTAGAATCTACGAATTCACAGATCCTGCGATTCCTTCCACGAGCGCCGCGAGGCTGCCCACGGGATGCTGTGGCCTATCGTCAATCCAGGGGGAAACATGTCGAAACTCGTGTCTGTGCTGGTGCTCGGAGCCGGATTGTCGTCGGCTCATCTTCAGCCGGCGATCGGGCGCGAGGCCGGCAATTTCAACGGCGCCTGGTCGGTGGAACTCGTCACCGAGAGCGGCATCTGCGACAGCCGTTACAGCTACTCGGTCTCGGTTCAGGACGGGCAGGTCCGGCTCGTCTCATCGGCCGAGCGAGCGACAATGACCGGCCGCGTCGGCGCGGATGGAACCGTGGGCCTCAACGTCTCGAACGGGAGCGCCAGCGGCGCGGCGTCCGGCCGGCTCGATGCCCGCTCCGGCAGCGGCACCTGGAAGGTGTCCCCGCTCTGCTCGGGCCGCTGGACGGCGCGGCGTCAGACCACGCGCACCGCCCAGGCCGAGTAGTTTTCAGGCAGGCCTTTTTCAGGCTGCCTGGAGCCAGGTCCGGGCCTCGTCGATATGGGCGCGGTCGAAGGTCTTGATCGTGGCCGGCGAGACCTTGCCGAACGTGTCGGCGATCATGCGCAGCCAGGAAGCGTCCGTCACCAGGGCGACGTGGCTGACGCCCTTCATCATGGCGAGGCCGAAGCGCACGTCCTTGAAGAAGGCGGCGGGCTCCATGCCCTTGAACTCGCGCACGTCCTCCAGCAGCTTGAGCTTGCCGCCCTTGTCGAGGTCGGCCTGCATGGCGGCGATGACGGTGTTCATGTCTTCATCGGTGATCTGCCCGTCCACGACGATTTCAGCGACGGTCGAATCCGGCTTCTTGGTGTAGGTCAGCACGTGCAGCACTCCTAAAGTTGGGTCGCCGATCCTCGGGGCGAACGCACCAAGCGAACGTCAGGCCAGGATTATAGGAAACTCTGGGGGTCGACGTCGATGGCGACCTTCACGTTGCCGCGAACCTTCGGTCCCCGCTTCAGCCAGTCGCGCAGGTAGGACTGGAGATCGACGGCGCGGTCGGTCTTCACCAGCAGGCGGAAACGGTAGCGCCCGCGGATCAGCGCGAGGGGCGCTTCCGCCGGCCCCAGCACCATCACGCCGTCGGGCGGATCGGCGGCCCGCGCCAGGGCCTGCCCATGCGCCTCGGCGGTCTCGCGGTCGTTGGCCGAGACGATGAGGGCGGCGAGCCGCCCGAACGGCGGCAGGTTCGCCGCCTCGCGCCCGGCGATCTCCTCCTCGTAGAACCGCGTCGCGTCTCCCGACAGGAGCGCGGCGATCACCGGATGGTCCGGCTGGTAGGTCTGGACCAGGGCACGGCCCGGCTTCTCGCCACGCCCGGCGCGGCCGGTCACCTGCTGCAGAAGCTGGAAGGTGCGCTCGGCCGCGCGGGGATCGCCGGAGGTGAGGCCGATATCGGCGTCGAGCACCCCGACGAGCGTCAGGTGCGGGAAGTTGTGGCCCTTGGCGACGAGCTGCGTGCCGATGACGATGTCGCATTCCCCGTCCGCCACGCTCTGCAGCTCCGCCCGCAGGCGCTCGGCCCCGCCGGGAAAGTCGGACGAGAGCACGACGACGCGCTTGTCGGGAAACAGCTCGGCCACCTCCTCGGCGATGCGCTCGACTCCCGGCCCGCACGGCGTGAGGTTGTCGAACGTGCCGCATTCGGTGCAGGCCTCCGGCCGGCGCTCGGTATAGCCGCATTGGTGGCAGACCAGCGCCTTGCGGAAGCGGTGCTCCACCAGCCAGGTCGAGCAGTTGCGGCACTGGTAGCGATGGCCGCAGGCGCGGCAGAGGGTGAGCGGCGCATAGCCCCGCCGGTTGAGGAACAGCAAAGCCTGATCGCCGGACTCGATCGTGGCGCGGACGGCGTTCACCAGCGGCGGCGCGATGAAGCGGCCCTTCTCCGGTTTGTCGCGGCGCATGTCGATGGCGTGGATGTCCGGCAGCCGCCGTCCGCCGAAGCGCTCGGGCAGGACGATGTGGCTGTAGCGGTGGCGCTCGGCATTGACCTTGGTCTCGATCGAGGGCGTCGCCGAGGCCAGCACCACCGGGCAGTTCTCGAGCTTTCCGCGCACCACCGCCATGTCGCGGGCGTGGTAATGGACGCCGTCCTCCTGCTTGTAGGCGGCCTCGTGCTCCTCATCGACCACGACGAGGCCGAGAGCGCGGAAGGGCAGGAACAGGGCCGAGCGGGCGCCGACCACCACCGCGACCTCGCCCGCCGCCACCCCGGCGCGCAGGCGCTCGCGCCGCCTCGCACCGATGCCCGAATGCCAGGTCGCCGGGCGGGTGCCGAAGCGCTCGGCGAACCGGTCGAGGAACTGCGCCGTCAAGGCGATTTCCGGCATCAGGATGAGCGCCTGTCGCCCGCGCCGGACGCATTCGGCCACCGCCTCGAAATAGACCTCCGTCTTGCCCGAGCCGGTCACGCCTTCGAGCAGGATCGTTGGGGCCTTGCCCGAGCCCGAGGGAAAGGCGAGACCGATGAGGTGCCGCGCCGCCTCGCCCTGCGCCTCCGACAGGGGGACGCGCTCGTGATCGGGATCGGGCGGGAGCGCCACCGGCTCGGGCGCCAGGGCCACGGCTTCCAGGGCCCCGTCGTCGATCAGGCCGTCCACGACGCTGAGCGAGACGCCCGCCTCCTTGGCGAGCGCGCTCTTGCCGCGCATCGCGCCATCCTCGGCGACGGCGAGCACCTTCATCCGCGCCGGTGTCGGCCGGGAGGGCGGTTTGCCCGATCCACGCACGCCGACGCGCGAGGTCTCGGTGCGGGCGGCCTCGTCGGGCAGGCGCAGGGCCATGGCCAGGGCCGAGCCCTTCGGCGCCAGGGTGTAGCGGGCGAGCCAATCGACCAGCTCGCGCAGCGGATCGGACAGGGGTGGCGCCTCGATCCGGCCCGTCACCGGCCGCAGATTCGACCCGCCGGCGCTCTCCGTCACCTGCCAGACCACGCCCACCGTCTCGCGCGGCCCGAGCGGCACCTGCACCACGTCGCCGGGGGCCAGGATCATGCCGGCGGGCACGGCGTAGCTGTAGGCGTTGTCGAGCGCGAGCGGGATCAGGATGTCGGCGACACTGGGCATGAGGTCTTCTGTAGCGGAACCGTGTTCTATCTATGTACTCCGGCATCGGAGTGCGAAGGATCGTTACGCGCCAATCCCATCGCCAGCGGCACCGCGGCGAGGCTCGCCGCGCTCATCACCCAGAATCCCGAGGCGCCGAAGCTGGCGAAGAGCGGGCCGGAGGCGAGGGTGAAGACGGCTGAGGACAGGCCGAGGCCGAGGGGACCGTAGAGCGTCAGCGCGGTGGCGGTGAGGTCCGGTGGCACGCAACGCGCGATCTCCTTCAGGCAGGCGAGATGGAGCAGCGCGAAGGTCAGCCCGTGCAGGCACTGGATCGCCACCAGCGCCGGGAGCGTCACGCTCTCGGCCGCGATACCCCATCGCAGGGCCCCGGCACCAGCGGCGAGCGCGATCGCCCGGCCCGGCTCCAGCCGCGCCAGAATCCACGGCCCGGCGACGAGGAAGACGAGGATCTCGGCGGCCACCGCCTCCGACCAGAGCAGCCCGGCGATGCCGGCGGAGATGCCGTTCCGGCTCCACAGGATCACCGCGAAGGCATCGTGCAGGGCATGCGCGCCCATGACCAGGGAGGCCGCCAGAACGACGCGCCGGAACCGTCGGTTCGCCAGAACCACCGAGACGCCGCGCCGCTGGGTCGGATTCTCGGCCGACGGCACCGTCCCGTTCGGCAGGACCCATGCGGCGAGGCCGGCGACGGCGAAGAGCCCGCCCCCTACGAAGATCGCGGCCCCGATGCCGAAACCCGCCACCAGCCAGCCGACGAGGCTGGTGGCGAGGATGAAGGCCGCCGAGCCGGCCCCCCTCACCCAGCCATAGGCGAAGCGCCGGCCGTTCTCCGAGGCGGACAGGGCGAGGGCATCGCTGAATGGGGCCAGGGGCGCGGTCAGCATGGCATAGGCGAGGCCGACGACGAGCAGGGCGGCGAACCCAGAGACGGCGAGATGGGCGATAGCGGCGAGGCCCGCCAGGGCGGCGGCACCGGCCAGGATGGGGCGGACGCGCCCTCGTCCATCGGCGATCCGTCCGGCCAGCGGCCCGGCGATCATCCGCACCAGCGTCGCCATCGCCAGCAGCCAGACGATCTCCTGCGCGGACAAGCCCCGTCGATCGAGAAACAGCGGCAAAAATGGCGAGAGGGCGCCGTATCCGGCATAAAGCGCGACGAACAGCGCGAGATGCCCGGCGAGAATGCGGCGGTCGTCGGAAGCGCTGATCACGAGAGTGTGGCCGGCATCGCGCGTCTCGTCCCTTGCGTCGCGGCGGTCGCCGGCATTACCCCGCCCGCAGCCCGGTCATCCTCGGGTGATGCGTTGCGCGGAGCAACCCGATGACGGCCTCGCCTGTCACGATCGTCGGTATGAATGCGCGAGAGACGGATGCGCGAGGGACGGACGGCGTCGTGTTCCTTCACGGCATCGCGCGCCGCTCGGCCTCCCTCGGGCGGATGGAGCGCGCCTTTCGCGCCGAGGGCTTCCAGACCCTCAACATCGATTACCCCGGGCGAAAGGCGACCATCGAGAGCATCGTCGAGGGCGTGGCGCCGCAGGTGGCGGCCTTCGCATCGCGCGTCGGCCACGTGCATTTCGTGACCCATTCGATGGGCGGCCTCGTGGCGCGCGGCCTCATCACCCGGCACCGTCCGGACAATCTCGGCCGCGTGGTCATGCTGGGCACGCCGAATGGCGGCAGCGAGGTCGCGAACTTTCTCCACCGGATGCTGCCCTACCGGCTGTTCTTCGGGCCGGCCGGAGCACAGCTCACCACCTTCCGCACGGAGGAACTCCGCGCGCTCCTCGGCGAGGTCGACTTTCCGCTGGGGATCATCGCGGCGACCCGCTCGATCTGGCTGATCGAATCCTTCCTCATCCTGCCGCGTCCCAATGACGGCCGCGTCAGCGTGGCGCGGACGCGAGTCGCGGGCATGGCCGATCACCTCACCGTCCCCTCCACCCACGACATGATGATCCTCAACCGGACCGCGATCACCGCCTCGCTGCGCTTCATCCGGCACGGCCGGTTCCGGGTGAACGAGGGCTACGGCGGAGCGTGATCGGCGCGTCGCGATGCGGTGCTCGGTTCCACGCCCGCCTCCTCAGCCATGCATCCCGGAGCCGGAAGACGCAGCCGCCGTTGCCGCTCCGGCATCGACCCCCTATCTGTGTCGGCGCATCGGCACGCCGTTCGCCTCGTCCGGCGCGTCCATCGGGAGACCTCATGCGGTTGCCAAACTCCACCCTCGTCGTCGCCTTCGGCATCCTCGCGGCTTCCACGGCGGTTGCCCAGGCGGCGCCGATGCGGCTGGCCAGCCACCGCGCGGTCTACGACCTGTCGCTCGTCGAGAGCCGTGGCGCGCGGGCGGTGGAGAGCGCGCGCGGGCGCATCGTCCTCGATTTCAGCGGGGATGCCTGCAAGGGCTACACGATGCAGACCCGGCAGGTGACCGAGCTCGACAGCGGCGAGACCGGCAAGCGCCTCTCCGACCTGCGCAACACCACTTTCGAGGGCGGCGACGGCCACAATTTCCGGTTCAAGACCAACACGATGCTGAACGGCAGCCCGTCCACGGCGGTGGATGGAACGGCCGAGAGCGGCACCGAGTCCCTGAAGGTGAAGCTGAAGGAGCCCAAGCGCGACCAGTACACCGAGACCGGCCCGGTGCTGTTCCCGACCTTCCATATGCGCCGCATGATCGAGGCGGCGCAGGCCGGCGAGACGACGATGTCGGCCAAGGTGTTCGACGGATCGGATGACGGCCGCAAGATCTTCGACACGCTGGCCGTGATCGGGAAGCCCATCACCGTCATCGAGCCGGCGAAGGGCTCCGACGGCCCTGACCGCGACAAGCCGCTGCGGGAGGGCGAGATGGCCTCGATGAAGCGCTGGCCGGTGACGTTGAGCTACTTCACCTCCGGCCAGGGCGAGCGCACCCCGGTCTACGTCCTGACCTTCCTGCTCTACGAAAACGGCGTGAGCGGTGGCCTCAGCCTGAACTACGGCGACTTCACCATCGCCGGAGATCTCAGCCGGCTCGATCTTCCCAAAGCCGACGCCAAAGCCGAGACCGAGTGCAAGCCCTGAGAGGCTGACGGCTCGGACCGGACGGCGATGACAGTGACGCAGCGAGGTCTGCCCTCGCGACCGAGCGGCGGGCGGCCCGCCGCATCGCGGGGAGCCTGACCGATGGGTCGGCATGCCGAATGCCGCCCCGAGAGGCGGGCGAGATGGCGGGACGTCTCGAACCCCTCGTAGTAGGCCTCACCATCCATCGGCGCGATGGTCAGCCGCCCGCCTTCGGGATGCGCCGGCAGCCGCGGCAGACCGGCGTCACGCGAAGTCGGCGTCGGGATCGGGCGGCCCGAGTCGGCGCCAGGCGGCGGCGATGCGCTCGGGCTTGACGTCGAGGGCGTTGGCGCAGGCGACCAGCACCGCCTCGTCGCCCATGACGTGGTCGAGGACCGCCGAGAGGAAGGCCGGATCGTTGGCACTCTCCCTCAGCGTGTCCGGCGTCAGGCCGGAGGCGGCCATGAACGGAAGCAGCCTGTCGGTATCCTCCACGAGCCATCCGAGCACGGAGATGGCAAGACGCTCCGCGGCGTCGTCTGGACGGTCAGGTTTGCGTTTCGTCAACATGTATCACTTAAGGTCTTGTGGAGCTGGACGTCGGTCCTTCCAGAATGCGCCGCCAGCCTGCCGGGAACAATGAGCCATGACGAAGACCGTGCTCATCGTTGAGGACAACGAACTGAACATGAAGCTCTTCAACGATCTGTTGGAAGGGCACGGCTACGCGACGCTCAAGACGGCCAACGGCATCGAGGCGATCGAGCTCGCCCGCGCCCACCGGCCCGACCTGATCCTGATGGATATCCAGCTCCCCGAGGTGTCCGGTCTCGAAGTTACGAAGTGGCTGAAGGAAGACGACGACCTCAAGCATATTCCCGTCATCGCCATTACCGCCTTCGCCATGAAGGGCGACGAGGAGCGCATCCGCGAAGGCGGCTGCGAAGCCTATCTCTCGAAGCCGATTTCCGTGGCCAAGTTTCTCGCCACCGTCCGCCTCTACCTCGGCGACGGTGTCCGTTCATGATTGCGACCGTCGGCAGGCTCGCCTCGTCGAACCCATTTTAGTCTGCGAGGAACGATGTCGGCCAGAATCCTGATCGTCGATGATCTCTTCCCGAACGTGAAGCTGCTCGAGACCAAGCTGTCGCTCGAGTATTTCGACGTTCTCGCAGCCATGAACGGGCCGGATGCCATCGCGATCTGCGAGAAGGGGCTCTGCGACCTCGTCCTGCTCGACGTGATGATGCCCGGTATGGACGGGTTCGAAGTCTGCCGCCGCCTCAAGAACAATCCGGATACCGCCCACCTGCCGGTGGTCATGGTCACCGCGCTCGATCAGCCGGCGGATCGCCTGCGCGGCCTCGATGCCGGGGCCGACGACTTCCTGACGAAGCCGGTCGACGACACCGCCCTGTTCACGCGCGTGCGCAGTCTCATCCGGCTGAAGGCCGTCACCGACGAGCTTCGCAGCCGCGCGATGGCCTCGCGCGAGTTCGGCATGGGCGATCCCCTCGCTCTCGCCACGGCGGAGGACGGCCAGAACGCGTCGATCCTGCTGGTGGAGGACCGGAAGAGCTCGTCCGAGCGGCTCTCGGCGGCTCTCGGCCACCACCACAAGGTCACGGTCGTCGCCGATCCGCACGATGCCCTGGTCCTCGCCACCGAGGGGCAGTTCGAGCTGGCCCTGGTCAGCCTCGACCTGCAGGGATTCGACGGCCTGCGCCTGTGCAGCCAGCTGCGCTCCCTCGACCGCACCCGCAACATGCCGGTGGTGATGATCGCCGAGGAGCACGACCGGGCGCGGGTGATCCGGGGCCTCGAATTCGGTGTGCACGACTATCTCATGCGCCCCGTGGACCGGAACGAACTCGTCGCCCGCGTCCGCACCCAGGTGCGTCGCCGCCGCTTCTCGGAGACCCTTCGCGGCGCCGTCCAGGCCTCGATGGAGATGGCGGTCACCGACGGCCTCACCGGGCTCCACAACCGGCGCTACCTCGACAGCCACCTCGCCGTGCTGTTCGGCGACGCGGCCCTGCGCCACCGCCCGGTCTCGGCGCTGATGCTCGATATCGACCGGTTCAAGTCGATCAACGACACCTACGGCCACGAGGCCGGCGACGAGGTGCTCCGCGCCTTCGCCGGCCGCATCCGCCTGCATACCCGCAACGTCGACATCGTCTCCCGCTACGGCGGCGAGGAGGTCGTCATCATCCTGCCCGATGCGGAGCCGGATGCGGCCCATTTCATCGCCGAGCGCATCCGCGAACGGATCGAGGCGGTGCCGTTCCTGATCCAGCGCGAGACGCGGGAAGTCCGCGTCACCGTCTCGATCGGGGTGGCCTGCCGCCATGCGGACGACAAGGGACCGGCGGACATGCTCAAACGGGCCGATCTGGCCCTCTACCGCGCCAAGTCCGCCGGCCGGAACCGGGTCGAGGCCGAGGCCGCCTGAGATCGGTCCGGAAGGGCGGCCCTGATCGGAGACATCAGGCCTCGCGGGGCGATGTCCCGGCCTCGCGGGCCCAGGCGATGGCGGCACCGAGCGCCGCGATCCACCAGCCCTGCCAGGCCCCGTGCTCGACGAACGCCACCGCCGCGCAGGAGCCGACGAGGCTCAGCGCCACCACCCGCTCGCCGCGTGGCAGGCCCGCGAGACGCGTCAGCATCAACATCAGGCTCGCGCCGGCGAGGCCCGCGCCGACGATGCCGAGCTCGGCCCAGATCTGCAGGAAGATGTTGTGGGGATGGCCCACGGCCAGCATCGGCCGCAGGTCCGGCTCGATCCGCGCCGCGACGGGCGTCTCGATGAACCGCGCCGACGTGCCGAACCCGGCTCCGCGCCAGGGATCGAGCGCCACGGCCGCGCCGAAGCTGCGGGCGATGGCGACGCGGGCGCGCGAACTGCTCTGGACCAGCCGCTCGTGCATCGCCTCCGGCATCGCCTTGTTGAGGAGGTCGCCCTCCACCGGCGCGAGGATGAAGGCCAGGGCGAGAGCCGCGCCGGCGATGCCGAGCCCCACCCGCTTCGGGGTCAGGACCGCCACGAGTGCCATGCCGGCACCGGCCGCGAGCCCCATGGCGGCGGCACCGCTGATCGACCGCAGGATCGCCGCGGCGCTGATCGCGAGCACCAGCAGCGCGGCGATGCCATGTCCGCGCCGGTAGAGCAGATAGGCCAGCGGCCCCGCGATCGGCATAATCGTCAGGACCGGGCGGTTGAGGACGAACAGCGCGACCCGCGACCCCATCGCCCGATGGAGCGGCAGGTCGGCGGCCAGGGCCGCGACGATGTAGAGGCCGGCGAGCGCGATCGACCAGGCGGCGAGCCTCGGCGCGAAGGCGGGCATGTTGCCGGGCGCGAGGCGGGCGAGAAGATAGGCGGCGGCGAGGCTCGGCAGAAACTCGCCGGCATTGCGCCAGGACAATCCCGCGAACGGAGCCCAGGCGATGCTGACGATCGCCCAGCCGAGGAAAGCGAGCGTGGCCACGCCGAGGGGCGTGGCGAGTGGCGCCAGCACCAGCCGCCCGGTTCCGCGCCGATCCTCGACCAGCCCGGCGGCGAGGAACAGGAGGGCGCAGAGCCCGACCACGACGGGGCTCGACCGGTTGGCCAGG belongs to Methylobacterium sp. 77 and includes:
- a CDS encoding alpha/beta fold hydrolase, with the protein product MTASPVTIVGMNARETDARGTDGVVFLHGIARRSASLGRMERAFRAEGFQTLNIDYPGRKATIESIVEGVAPQVAAFASRVGHVHFVTHSMGGLVARGLITRHRPDNLGRVVMLGTPNGGSEVANFLHRMLPYRLFFGPAGAQLTTFRTEELRALLGEVDFPLGIIAATRSIWLIESFLILPRPNDGRVSVARTRVAGMADHLTVPSTHDMMILNRTAITASLRFIRHGRFRVNEGYGGA
- a CDS encoding cell envelope integrity EipB family protein, producing MRLPNSTLVVAFGILAASTAVAQAAPMRLASHRAVYDLSLVESRGARAVESARGRIVLDFSGDACKGYTMQTRQVTELDSGETGKRLSDLRNTTFEGGDGHNFRFKTNTMLNGSPSTAVDGTAESGTESLKVKLKEPKRDQYTETGPVLFPTFHMRRMIEAAQAGETTMSAKVFDGSDDGRKIFDTLAVIGKPITVIEPAKGSDGPDRDKPLREGEMASMKRWPVTLSYFTSGQGERTPVYVLTFLLYENGVSGGLSLNYGDFTIAGDLSRLDLPKADAKAETECKP
- a CDS encoding DUF3572 domain-containing protein, translated to MLTKRKPDRPDDAAERLAISVLGWLVEDTDRLLPFMAASGLTPDTLRESANDPAFLSAVLDHVMGDEAVLVACANALDVKPERIAAAWRRLGPPDPDADFA
- a CDS encoding response regulator, whose protein sequence is MTKTVLIVEDNELNMKLFNDLLEGHGYATLKTANGIEAIELARAHRPDLILMDIQLPEVSGLEVTKWLKEDDDLKHIPVIAITAFAMKGDEERIREGGCEAYLSKPISVAKFLATVRLYLGDGVRS
- a CDS encoding PleD family two-component system response regulator, translating into MSARILIVDDLFPNVKLLETKLSLEYFDVLAAMNGPDAIAICEKGLCDLVLLDVMMPGMDGFEVCRRLKNNPDTAHLPVVMVTALDQPADRLRGLDAGADDFLTKPVDDTALFTRVRSLIRLKAVTDELRSRAMASREFGMGDPLALATAEDGQNASILLVEDRKSSSERLSAALGHHHKVTVVADPHDALVLATEGQFELALVSLDLQGFDGLRLCSQLRSLDRTRNMPVVMIAEEHDRARVIRGLEFGVHDYLMRPVDRNELVARVRTQVRRRRFSETLRGAVQASMEMAVTDGLTGLHNRRYLDSHLAVLFGDAALRHRPVSALMLDIDRFKSINDTYGHEAGDEVLRAFAGRIRLHTRNVDIVSRYGGEEVVIILPDAEPDAAHFIAERIRERIEAVPFLIQRETREVRVTVSIGVACRHADDKGPADMLKRADLALYRAKSAGRNRVEAEAA
- a CDS encoding O-antigen ligase family protein translates to MSATLPRSETAARLRAAGAVTLAILPVVMALANRSSPVVVGLCALLFLAAGLVEDRRGTGRLVLAPLATPLGVATLAFLGWAIVSIAWAPFAGLSWRNAGEFLPSLAAAYLLARLAPGNMPAFAPRLAAWSIALAGLYIVAALAADLPLHRAMGSRVALFVLNRPVLTIMPIAGPLAYLLYRRGHGIAALLVLAISAAAILRSISGAAAMGLAAGAGMALVAVLTPKRVGLGIAGAALALAFILAPVEGDLLNKAMPEAMHERLVQSSSRARVAIARSFGAAVALDPWRGAGFGTSARFIETPVAARIEPDLRPMLAVGHPHNIFLQIWAELGIVGAGLAGASLMLMLTRLAGLPRGERVVALSLVGSCAAVAFVEHGAWQGWWIAALGAAIAWAREAGTSPREA